A region from the Arvicola amphibius chromosome 12, mArvAmp1.2, whole genome shotgun sequence genome encodes:
- the Glrx2 gene encoding glutaredoxin 2, translating into MSWRSASSVGRRLVASRSSLAWRHSSAGAAGSGMGNSTSSSVGKSASTPVNQIQETISNNCVVIFSKTSCSYCSMAKKIFHDMNVNYKAVELDMLEYGSQFQDALHKMTGERTVPRIFVNGTFIGGAMDTHRLHKEGKLLPLVHQCNLKKSKRKEVE; encoded by the exons ATGTCCTGGCGCAGCGCTAGTTCGGTGGGGAGGCGACTGGTGGCGAGCAGGAGCAGCTTGGCTTGGCGGCACAGCTCGGCTGGAGCTGCGGGCTCGGG gatGGGAAACAGCACATCCTCATCTGTAGGGAAGTCAGCATCTACGCCTGTGAACCAGATCCAA GAAACAATTTCTAACAATTGTGTGGTGATTTTCTCAAAAACATCCTGTTCTTACTGTTCAATGGCCAAAAAGATTTTCCATGACATGAATGTCAACTATAAAGCTGTAGAATTGGATATGCTGGAATATGGTAGCCAGTTTCAAGATGCCCTTCATAAGATGACTGGAGAAAGAACT GTTCCAAGGATATTTGTCAACGGGACATTTATCGGAGGTGCAATGGACACTCACAGGCTTCACAAAGAAGGGAAATTGCTGCCACTGGTTCATcagtgtaatttaaaaaaaagcaagagaaaagaagttGAATGA